From the Polaribacter gangjinensis genome, the window GGATGGTTTTGACGAATTAACTGCCAATAGTAAAAGGCGAAATTCATTTGTTTTATGGTCTGATAATTTGGGAAATCACGTAGATAGATATTACAAAACCAATTCAGCAACGAATAGTGTTTCTTCAGCATTGCAATGCAATTGCAACACATCAAGCATGCGTTTTTTATTTACTGCTGCTTCAAGTACCTCCAAAGTAATATCAAACGTAAATAAAATTCCGAACGGAATTTTAGAACACGAGGAAATTACCTATCAAATTACCATTAAAAATACAAGCGAATCTGTTCAACTTACCAATTTACAAATCCAAGACAACTTAACAACTACTTGCGGAGGTAATATTATTTCTGTTGGAACACCCATAATTTCAAGTTCTTCAGCTACTTCAAATCCAACATTAAATTCGAATTTTAATGGTACTTCCAACACAAATTTATTTTTAGGTTCAGATGGAATTTTACGAAAAGATGAAACAATTACTGTCCAATTTTCAGTGGTTTATAGTGAAACTTGTAGTGGAATAAATAGGGCAATTTTCACCTCAAGAAATCCCCTGAATGGCGCAATTACTTCAGCCCAAAGTATTTCTGTAAATGCCTCAACAGATTCTGATAATGACGGAATTGTAAACACAATAGACCTTGATGATGATAATGATACCATTCCTGATATTTTAGAATACAATGGTTTACATCCGTTAGATGATGACGATAATGACAATATTCCCAATTACAGAGACACTGATTTTGGTTCAGATACGAATGCTGACGGAATTGTAGATTTGTTTGATTTTGACAACGACGGAGTTCCAAATCATTTAGATTTAGATAGTGATAATGACGGAATTTTTGATATTGTAGAAGCAGGAAATTCGCTTTCTGATACTAACAGAAATGGAGCTACAAATAATCCTGTTGGGGCAAATGGTTTGGATAATTCTAAAGAAACCAATGATTCCACAAATGCCAATATTTCTTACACGATTCCAAATACAGACAATAACGGAAATCCAAATTTCTTAGATATTGATGCAGATGATGACGGAATTGTTGATATTATTGAAGCGCAATTAACAGCCAATTTTATTTCACCAAATGGTATTTTTTCTGAAACCGGGATTGATACTGCTTTTCCAAACGGAATAATTCCAATTGATACTGATGCAGATACAATTCCAGATTATCTAGACATCAATTCTGATAACGATATTAGAAATGATGTTGTAGAAGGTTGGGACACAAATGCTGATGGAAATCCTGAAATTATACCCTTAATTTTAGATGCAGATAATGATGGTTTGGATGATGCTTTTGATACCAATGATAGTTTGGTGAATCCTACTAACGGACAAAATCCAACGAGTTTTCCGAATGCAGATAATTCAGATACTCCAGAAAGAGATTGGAGAGAACTCATCGCAATTCAGGTAAATATTGATAATGTTTCTGTAACTGAAGGCATTGATTTGATTTTTACATTCTCGTTAGTTACTAAAAATGATGAAACAATTGCCATCGAAAGTGCTTCACCAATTGTCATCAATTTGACAACTTTAAATGGCACAAATACCACAACAACTTATGACGTTGCAACGTCTCCTTTTGATTTTCTTGGAATCACAAATCAAACTTTTACAATTCCTGCAAATACATCTTCAGCTCAATTTACCATAATTTCTTTTGAAGATCCAATTTTTGAGCAAACTGAACTTTTTACCTTGCAAGCGAGCATTGTTTCAAATAACACATTAAATAAAGAAATCAGCGCAATAGGAACCATTATTGATAATGATTTGCCACCTTCAATCACAATGAATAATTCCAGAGAAAATGAAGGAGTTGCATTGTCACACACAATTTCCATTTCGCATCCAAGTTCAACACCTATTACTATTGATGTAAAAACGTTTGATAATATTGCCATTAGTCCAAATGATTATAAATCCTTTTCTGAAATTCTAACAATTAATGGCACTACTGATCCAAGTAATTCGAATACTGAAATTTCATTTTCAATCAATTCAAATACAGATAATTTGAATGAATTGGATGAAGAAACTATCAATGTTATTGGCACAGTAACAACTACCAATGTTGGCAATCAAGACTTACAAAAAACAGCGACCATTGTTGATATTGATCCAAATCCAACTATTTTTATTGATGATATCATTGTGGAAGAAGGTGAAATTATGGAATTTTCCATCAACTTATTGAATGCGAATTCTGAACCAATGCAAAATTATGCAGCCATTAATCTTACCTTAGAAACCATTGATTTAACAACTTTTGCCAATGAAGATTACGATTTTGTAAACGTTTTAAGAACAATTCCTGCACTTTCTTTTGGCATCAAGCAAACTGTAAATACCATCAATGACAAATTAAATGAAGATACTGAAACCTTTATTTTACAAGTAACAACTAATTTAGATAATGTTTCAAATACGGTTTTACCATCAGGATTAGGAACCATCAAAGACAACGATTATCCAAATTTATTTTCACCAAATGGCGATGGAAAAAGCGATGTTTTTGAAATTTCAGGAATTGCAGATCTGTATCCAAATTTTAGAATTAGAATCTACAATCGTCAAGGAAATGAAGTGTTTAATTACAGCAATAATGGCAATACAAATCCTATTTGGTGGGATGGAACTTTTAGTGGAAAACCTTTACCAACAGGCGTTTATTTTTACACATTAGAGTATAATGATGGTGTTACAAAACCCAAAACGAACTTTATACAATTGATACGATAATGAAAAAACTTGGTCAAATTGTATCTCAAAAAACCACTCAAAATCGCTACTTTTTTGGGTTGATGTTGTTGTTTGTAAGTTTTGATTTTTGGTCTCAACAAGTGCCACATTACACCCAATATTTGTACAATATGCAAATTATAAATCCAGCTTATGTTGGTACAAGAGCAGAATTGAGTGCATCATTATTATCTCGTGAACAATGGGTTGGCATTGAAGGTGCACCAAAAACACGCACTTTTTCTATCAACGCAAGATTGAGAAGAGGTTTAGGAGTAGGAACTACTTTTGTAAATGACAACATTGGTTTGTCAGAAACGAACAATGTAAATATTGATGTTTCTTACACGTTAATCACCTCACAATACAGCAGATTATCTTTCGGATTGAAAGGCGGAATGACTTTTTTCACCAACAATTTGGCTGACGGAATTACGCCCGATAATGATATTTATGAAACGACTTCTGGTAATTTTCCGAATGTTGGTTTTGGAGCCTTTTTTTACAATCAAAAAATGTATGCAGGAATATCAATTCCGCATTTGTTAGAAACACCTCAGTTTTACATCAACGATTCTTTCAATCAACCAAGATTGTCAGAAAATCCGAGTGTTTTTTTAACAGCAGGAACTTTGTATGATCTAACAGAAAACATCAAATTGAAACCATCAACAATGATTCGTTATACAAAAAATTTGCCTTTATCTGTAGATGTAAATCTCAATTTGTTTTATAAAAATCTTTTTGAAGCGGGTGTTTCTTATCGCCATCAAAGTACGGTAAGTGCCTTATTTGCAGTAATTTTAAACAAGAAATTCAGAGTGGGTTATGCCTATGATCATAAATTTGATTTTACAGGAGGAAATTTTGGTACCCACGAAATCATTCTTCATGTAGACATCAATTTGCAAAGAAATACGCATTGGCTGTTGAGTAATGAATGTTATTTTTAATTTTTTTAGAGTAAAAAAGGCAATTTTTGTTTTACCTCATTAAAAATAAAGTAGATTTCACCTGCAATTTGCTTGTTAATTTCCATATATTTTTCCTCTTGTAACAAGGTTCCATCACTGTTTTTTGGATCTTCAAAAGGCAACTGAAAAACATATTTTGTGCCAAGATAGGCGCAATTTACGTCTGCATTTGAACAAGTAGAAATTGCTATAAAATTCAATGGATTTTCAGGATGTTCTATCAATTTTGAGTGGCCAATAATGTATTTTTTTGTGCCATCAAATGAAATTTCATATTTCGGATTTTGATGCGAAAAATCAGACAATTGAAACGAAAATCCTGCTTTTTGAAGTGTTTTTATAGTACTTCTGTTAAATGAGGTAACTTCAAATCCGCCAGAAAATGAATGAATATTTAACTTAAAATACGTTGCAGCAAAAAAAGCCCACACTTGCGCAATTTGACTTCTTCTGGAGTTTTTTGTACAAATGAAAGTAAGATTTACAACTTCATTTTTTTCGTATGTTGTAGCAATGGTTTTCGCAATTTTTAGCAAATTGTTTTTTCTATTTTCTGGTATAAAAATCTTTTTTGAAGCTTTTTCAAAGAAGTTTTTAGTAGAAATAGATGAAGTCTTTAACATCTTAGTATTTTTGCAACAAAAATAAATCATTTCGATTTCGGTTGAAATTAAGGAATAGTTAAGAATGCGTTTAGAAATTGGAAATAAAGTGGCAGTTTTGGATGATGTTTTGAAAGGAATCATCACTAAAATTGATGGAAAAAATGTTCAAATCAGAACTGATGACGGCATGATTTTGTCTTTTTTAGCCACTGAATTGGTGAAAATTGAAAAAGATCAATACGAACTTTCTAAATTTTCGGACATCAATCATCAATTGTTGAAAGAAAAAATTGCTTCACAACCATCCAAAAAAAGTGCCTTTAAAAAGGAAAAGAATGAAGTGATTTTTGAAGTTGATTTACATATCAATCAATTGGTAAACTCAACAAGAGGAATGGATAATTTTGACATGTTGAATTTGCAATTAGATACTGCTAAACGAAAATTAGAATACGCGATTTCTAAAAGAATTCCGAAAATTGTTTTCATTCATGGAGTAGGAGAAGGTGTTTTAAAATCTGAATTGATTCGATTGTTTCAAAAATATCCGGTAAAGTTTTACGATGCTTCCTACAAAAAATATGGTTTGGGAGCTACTGAAGTAGTTGTTTTTCAAAATGGTAATTTCTAATTTGTAAACCGTATTTTTGCATCATGAAAGCAATTTATTTAGACAATGCTGCAACTACAATGATTGATGCTGAAGTTTTATCAGTAATGCATGCTGCGTCTTTAGAAAATTATGGAAATCCATCTTCCACACATCAATTTGGTCGTAAAGCAAAATCAGCCATTGAAACTGCTAGAAAAAACATTGCAAAACACTTCAATGTTTCTGCAAGCGAAATTATTTTTACTTCAGGAGGTACAGAAGCTGATAATTTAATTCTTCAAAACGCTGTTTTTAATCTAGGAGTTCAACGAATTATTAGTTCAAAAATTGAGCATCATGCAGTGTTGCATACCTGCGAATTTTTAGAAAAAACAAACGGAATTCAATTGGATTTTGTTCAATTAGATGCTCAAGGAAACATTGATTTGCAACATTTAGAAACGCTTTTAGCAACTTCTGATAAAAAAACATTGATTAGTTTAATGCTTATCAATAATGAAATTGGAAATTTACTATCAACACATGAAGTATGTGAATTATCCAACAAATACGAGGCACTTTTTCATTCGGATGCTGTTCAAGCAGTTGGGCATTATAAAATTGATTTGCAGCAAACACCCATTGACTTTTTGGTTGCAAGTGCTCACAAATTTCATGGTCCTAAAGGTGTTGGTTTTGCCTATTTTAAAAAAGGTTTTGGAATTATGCCGCTTTTTCATGGAGGCAATCAAGAAAAAGGAGCAAGGTCTAGTACCGAAAATGTACACGGAATTTTAGGTATGGAAAAAGCCCTAGAAATTGCGTGTAAAAATCTAGAGAATGATAAAAAATACATCAATACTATTAAAAAATATTTTATTGATGAGTTGCAATTTCATTTTAAAAATTGTGCATTTAATGGAACTTCATCAGACTTAAATAAAAGTGCATATACTATTTTAAATGTTCGTTTTCCTATTAAAAACGACTTATTACTTTTTAGTTTAGATATGGCAGGAATTGCCGTTTCTGGAGGTTCAGCTTGCCAAAGTGGAAGCAATAAAGGATCACACGTTTTAAGAGAAATTTTGACTCATGGTGAAGCAAACGAAACTTCCATACGATTTTCATTTTCAAAATTCACCACCAAAGAAGAGATTGATTTTACGATTGTAAAATTAAAAGAGCTGCTAAAATAGCAGCGATTTGTAACAATTACTCCTTTCCAA encodes:
- a CDS encoding cysteine desulfurase family protein is translated as MKAIYLDNAATTMIDAEVLSVMHAASLENYGNPSSTHQFGRKAKSAIETARKNIAKHFNVSASEIIFTSGGTEADNLILQNAVFNLGVQRIISSKIEHHAVLHTCEFLEKTNGIQLDFVQLDAQGNIDLQHLETLLATSDKKTLISLMLINNEIGNLLSTHEVCELSNKYEALFHSDAVQAVGHYKIDLQQTPIDFLVASAHKFHGPKGVGFAYFKKGFGIMPLFHGGNQEKGARSSTENVHGILGMEKALEIACKNLENDKKYINTIKKYFIDELQFHFKNCAFNGTSSDLNKSAYTILNVRFPIKNDLLLFSLDMAGIAVSGGSACQSGSNKGSHVLREILTHGEANETSIRFSFSKFTTKEEIDFTIVKLKELLK
- a CDS encoding DNA mismatch repair protein MutS; amino-acid sequence: MRLEIGNKVAVLDDVLKGIITKIDGKNVQIRTDDGMILSFLATELVKIEKDQYELSKFSDINHQLLKEKIASQPSKKSAFKKEKNEVIFEVDLHINQLVNSTRGMDNFDMLNLQLDTAKRKLEYAISKRIPKIVFIHGVGEGVLKSELIRLFQKYPVKFYDASYKKYGLGATEVVVFQNGNF
- a CDS encoding PorP/SprF family type IX secretion system membrane protein — encoded protein: MKKLGQIVSQKTTQNRYFFGLMLLFVSFDFWSQQVPHYTQYLYNMQIINPAYVGTRAELSASLLSREQWVGIEGAPKTRTFSINARLRRGLGVGTTFVNDNIGLSETNNVNIDVSYTLITSQYSRLSFGLKGGMTFFTNNLADGITPDNDIYETTSGNFPNVGFGAFFYNQKMYAGISIPHLLETPQFYINDSFNQPRLSENPSVFLTAGTLYDLTENIKLKPSTMIRYTKNLPLSVDVNLNLFYKNLFEAGVSYRHQSTVSALFAVILNKKFRVGYAYDHKFDFTGGNFGTHEIILHVDINLQRNTHWLLSNECYF
- a CDS encoding gliding motility-associated C-terminal domain-containing protein: MTKSTLSYAILLIFITQFLYAQAPPIAVDDNVSTLRNTSLSVVIPGVLANDTDADGDVLSISQFTVNGASFAAGETATFSEGSLTIAADGSYTFFPTTNFLGVVQTINYTITDGTFTSSANLNITVLLPPAPPVAVIDYDTAEINTTLTVAAPGVLANDTDPNNDVLSVTQFTVNGITYQVGQTAILTQGSISIAADGSYVFVPAPNYIGDTVPPISYTITDGTFTASAILDITVQNIDNLLELTQLSSCNQGFTSDGEYKVRYTIVVSNKSTARDYHPTSLIKNIDITNNLQATFGNGCVVDVTEVSISNNTFTRDYLNPPAGYPREFTNNAVNEGFLNISSNSIFSTDAINNLTLYPRQNVTINFCVTIRPFCDGRPNPTPSGSGIDFENTINITSDRGNATASFLLTDFHTTEAIVSAGLYIPEFNDSLNPPGVINFDGTYDYANRVIITNEGIGTAQNINFNMGLGSFLDNGITFSEIRIQQVSGPTVTINSNYDGNTETFLLAPNNSLAADEKIILELYYVIAPYASTAYSFFNQITRSQTQGSLDGFDELTANSKRRNSFVLWSDNLGNHVDRYYKTNSATNSVSSALQCNCNTSSMRFLFTAASSTSKVISNVNKIPNGILEHEEITYQITIKNTSESVQLTNLQIQDNLTTTCGGNIISVGTPIISSSSATSNPTLNSNFNGTSNTNLFLGSDGILRKDETITVQFSVVYSETCSGINRAIFTSRNPLNGAITSAQSISVNASTDSDNDGIVNTIDLDDDNDTIPDILEYNGLHPLDDDDNDNIPNYRDTDFGSDTNADGIVDLFDFDNDGVPNHLDLDSDNDGIFDIVEAGNSLSDTNRNGATNNPVGANGLDNSKETNDSTNANISYTIPNTDNNGNPNFLDIDADDDGIVDIIEAQLTANFISPNGIFSETGIDTAFPNGIIPIDTDADTIPDYLDINSDNDIRNDVVEGWDTNADGNPEIIPLILDADNDGLDDAFDTNDSLVNPTNGQNPTSFPNADNSDTPERDWRELIAIQVNIDNVSVTEGIDLIFTFSLVTKNDETIAIESASPIVINLTTLNGTNTTTTYDVATSPFDFLGITNQTFTIPANTSSAQFTIISFEDPIFEQTELFTLQASIVSNNTLNKEISAIGTIIDNDLPPSITMNNSRENEGVALSHTISISHPSSTPITIDVKTFDNIAISPNDYKSFSEILTINGTTDPSNSNTEISFSINSNTDNLNELDEETINVIGTVTTTNVGNQDLQKTATIVDIDPNPTIFIDDIIVEEGEIMEFSINLLNANSEPMQNYAAINLTLETIDLTTFANEDYDFVNVLRTIPALSFGIKQTVNTINDKLNEDTETFILQVTTNLDNVSNTVLPSGLGTIKDNDYPNLFSPNGDGKSDVFEISGIADLYPNFRIRIYNRQGNEVFNYSNNGNTNPIWWDGTFSGKPLPTGVYFYTLEYNDGVTKPKTNFIQLIR